From Candidatus Effluviviaceae Genus I sp.:
CGCTGCTCGTCGTGCCTCATGACCGTGGACGGCATCCCCAACGTCATGACGTGCGTGACGCCGCTTCGCGAAGGCATGCGTATCGTCACGCAGGAAGGCAAGGGGAAGCTGCCGTCGGCGGACGCGCGCGCGCGGCCGTCGGACTCCGGGCTCTCCGAGGACATGGGCAAGGTGCCGGTGGCCATCGTCGGCGCCGGCCCGGCCGGGCTCTCGGCAGCGCTCAGCGCCGGCAGGCTCGGCGTGCGCTGCCTCGTGTTCGACGAGAACGAGATCCCCGGCGGCCAGCTCATCAAGCAGACCCACATGTTCTTCGGCTCGCGCGAGCACTACGCCCGCGTGCGCGGCGTGGACATCGGGCGAAAGCTCCTCGACGAGATCGCCGGGCTTCCGGTGACGATCCAGACCGGCGCGACGGTGCTCGGGCTCTACGAGGGCAACGTGCTGTCGGTCCTCAAGGACGACCGCCACTCGAGACTCGCCGCCGGGGCCGTCGTGCTCGCGACCGGCGCGTCGGAGAACGCGCTCGCGTTCGAGAACTGCGACCTCCCCGGCGTCTACGGCGCCGGCGCGGTGCAGACCCTCATGAACGTCCACGGCATCGCGCCGGGCCGGCGCGTGCTCATGGTGGGCGCGGGCAACATCGGGCTCATCGTGAGCTACCAGCTGCTCCAGGCCGGCGTCGAGGTCGCGTGCGTCATCGACGCCGCCCCCGAGATCGGCGGCTACCACGTCCACGCCGCGAAGATCCGCCGGGCCGGCGTCCCCGTTCTCACGTCGACGACCGTCCTCCGCGCGCTCGGGACGGACCGGGTCGAGGCGGCGGAGATCTGCCCGGTGGACCGCGACTGGCAGCCCGTGCCCGGCGCGGAGCGAACGGTCGAGGTCGACACGATCTGCCTCGCCGTGGGCCTCACACCCAACTGCGAGATCGCGTTCCAGGCGGGGTGCGCGGAGGCCGGCGTGCCCGAGCTGGGCGGCTGGGTCGCGACGCACGACGAGGACCTCATGACCGCGCTCCCCGGCGTCTTCATCGCCGGCGACGCATCCGGCATCGAGGAGGCCTCGACGGCGATGATCGAGGGAAGGCTCGCGGGGATCGCCGCGGCCGAGTTCCTCCGCCCCGACCTCGACCGCGAGGAGGTCCGAAGGCTCAAGGACGAGGCGCGCCGCGGGCTCACCGAACTCAGGGCCGGCCCGTTCGGCGAGAGACCTCGCGCGGGCAAGAGGAGGATGCTCGAGTCGTGGAAGAGGGAGGCCGTGGGAAGCCGATGAGCCACCGGGCGGACGGCGTGCTCAAAGCCGCGGAACTCGCGGGGGTGCTCCCCTCCCCCGAGCGGCTCGCGCGGGGGCCGGTCGTGGTCGTCGAGTGCGTCGAGCGCATCCCCTGCAACCCGTGCGTCGCGGCCTGCGCGAAGGGCGCCATCACCATGGAGGGCGACATTAACGAGCCCCCCCGCGTCGACGCCGAACGATGCGACGGCTGCGGCGTCTGCATCAGCGCGTGCCCCGGCCTTGCGATCTTCATCGTGGACGGAAGCCGAGGCGACGGCAGGGCGAGCGTCATGATGCCTCACGAGTTCCGGCCGCTTCCGAAGGTCGGCGAGACGGTGACGGCGCTCGACCGGGAAGGCCGCGAGGTCTGCGACGCCGTCGTCACGCGCGTGCTCTCGGCGAAGGCGCTCGACCGCACGCCCATCGTGACGCTCGATGTCCCCGCGGAGCACGCCATGACGGCGCGGCACTTCCGACGGAAGGCCCAGGCATGAAGGACGACGTCATCATCTGCCGGTGCGAGGACGTGACCTACGGCGAGATCGTGCGCGCGATCGACGCGGGCCTCAGGACGACGGAGGAGATCAAGCGGATCCTCCGGTGCGGCATGGGGCCCTGCCAGGGCAGGACCTGCTCGCGTCTCATCGCGAGGATCATCGCGGAGCGCACGGGCGCGCCGCCGTCCGCCGTCCGATTCCCCGCCGTGAGACCCCCATCGAGGCCCGTCGAGATCGGCGTCCTCGCCGGAAAGCGCCATGAAGAGAACAGCTGATTGCGTCATCGTCGGCGGCGGCGTCATCGGCTGCGCGCTGGCCTACTACCTCGCGCGCGAGGGCATGACGGACTGCCTCGTCCTGGAAGCGAGCCACCTCGCGGCCGGGGGGACGGGCCGCTGCGGCGGCGGCATCCGCCAGCAGTGGAGCACGGAGGAGAACGCCCGCTTCGCCATCGCGAGCGTCCGGGCCTTCGAGGCCCTCTCCGAGGAGCTCGGGACCGACATCGAGTTCCTGCAGGGCGGCTATCTCGTCCTCGCCTACACGGACGAGGACGTGGACCAGTTCCGCCGCAACGTGGAGCTCCAGCGCTCGCTGGGCCTCGACGTCGAGGTGCTCACTCCCGCGGACGTCCGCCGGACGATCGCCCCGATGCTCAACACGGACGGGCTGCGCCTCGCGACGCACTGCGCCACCGACGGCAGCGCGAACCCGTTCCTGACGACGGCGGCCTACGCGAACGCCGCGCGAAGGCTCGGGGCGGAGATCGAGCTCTACACGCCGGTCCGGAAGCTCCTCGTCGACGGCGGAAGGGTCCGCGGCGTGGAGACCGACCGCGGGGCCGTGAGCGCGCCCATCGTCGTGAACGCGGCCGGGAGCCACTCGGTGCTCCTCGCGCGCACCGTCGGCGTCGAGCTTCCCATCACGCCGTATCGCCGGGAGATCCTCGTGACGGAGCCGCTCGAGCGGTTCTTCGATCCCATGATCATCTCGTTCAGCTTCGGCATCTACTTCCGGCAGACGCGGCACGGCTCCGTCATCGGCGGGTTCGCGGACCCCGAGCAGCCGGGCGGGTTCGACGAGACCTCGAGCCTCGACTTCCTCGTGACGATGTCGAAGAAGCTCGCGCACCTCATGCCCGCGCTCGAGTCGGTCAAGGTCGTGCGCCAGTGGGCGGGGCTCTACGACGCGACGCCGGACGCAAGGCCTCTGCTCGGGCGAACCGACGGCGTGGAGGGTCTCCACCAGGCGAACGGGTTCAGCGGGCATGGTTTCATGATCGCGCCCGCCGTGACTCGCTCGCTCGCGCAGAGCATCGCGGGGAAGCGACCCGACATCGACATCGAGCCGCTCAACCTGAGGCGCTTCGCCGAAGGCAGGGTGAAGACCGAGCGTTCGGTGGTGTGAGGTCGAGCCGGGGCCGGTCGCCCGCGCCGCGCCCGTTTGTGCGCGCACGGCGCTCAGTGACCCTCGACGAGGCCCGCAAGCCACGACGGGCGGGGCGGGAACTCGGAGCGACCCTCGGCGCCGGGTGACGCGGCCCCGCCGTCCGGAGCGACCTCCATCTCGCGATACGAGAGAACCGCGCCGTGGTACGCGACGCTCGCGCCGTCCGCGTCGCGCGCGACCACGCGGACCCCGTCGGGCCGTCCCCCCCCTGCCCAGAGAACCCGCCCCGACACGAGATCCGTGAACGAGCGGGCGAGGAACGCCTCGTCCGCGCCCGGGCCGCCGTGGGCGCTCCCCGCCGCGCCGACGGGCCGGCCGAAGGACGCGACGTACCCCACGGGATCGTCCAGGCCGCGACCGCCGCGTCCGCCTGCGGCCCCGCTCAGCGCCCCCTGGGAGCGCACCTCGAGCGACGCGAGGAAGTCGCGATGACCCGCCAGGAGCGCCTCGATCCCGCCGTCCAGGAGGTCGTTGGCCCAGAGCCTGTCTCTGACGTGGTCGATGATCTCGCGCAGCCGCCCGTACAGCAGCGGATACGGCTCGACGAGTGGCGCGACGCCGCCCGGCGCCGCGGCGGCCCCCGCATCCTGCGCTTCGTCGCCGCCTCCCGCGACACTGCCTCCCCGCGGCCCGCCGAACCCGACGGGGTCGCGGCGCGCCAGCGCCCAGCCCGCGGCGATCGTGGAAGCTTCCTTGGCGCCCCACTGCGGCGTCGTCATGAACGCGGGCGACCCCGGCGGCGGCGAGGCGGCGACCGCGGCGAGCGCGTACAGCCAGCTCGTCGGAAGATCGCCGGTCCACTCGCCGTAGGTCCGCACCGCGAGCTCGCGCCTGATCTCCTCGAACCCCCGCCGGTACAGGTCGCTCGCGAAGGCCTCGCGCCGCTCCAGGGCGCCCCGCGCCCACGCCGAGCCGAGAAGCCCCGCGAGGTCGAGCCCCGTCGGGAGCGGGCTGTCCGCCGGCCCCGCCAGGCGGGCGAAGTAGCGCGTGTCCGGCAGCGTGGGGCGCGCGAGGAACCTGAGGCCGCGCAGCTCGTGCGTCTCGAAGTGGGACGGAGCGACCTTCCCCACGAGCTCCGCGAACGCCGCCAGCTTCCCCTGGTCCGCCACGGCGTTGGTGTCGTACCCCTCGCCGAAGACGCCGTTGGCGATCTGCGCGTAGTCGCTGACGGTCGGGTCGCCCGACCCCCCGAGATAGAACGCGAGCGGGTCGTACACGCGCCGCCACAGCTCGAGCCAGTCGCCCGCCTCGCTCTGGATCGCCTCGGCCACGAGGAGCGCCTGCATCGTGAGCCCGTAGTCCAGGACGCGCCCCTCGGGCAGGGCGAACGCCATGCGGCTGTACCATGTCACGGCTCGGTGGAAGCGACCGAGGCGCTCGTCCTCAGCGGCGCGCCCGCGCGGCACGTAGGCGGAGTAGTCCTCGCCGGGGCCCGCGACCCCGTCGAGCGGCGTCGAACCCATGATCGGCGAGAACGTGATGCCTTCACCGCGCTCGATGAGCGCGAGCTCGCGCTCGACGAGCGCGCGCGCGGACTCCGGAGGGAAGTAGTCGCGGTCGAGCAGCGACAGGGGGACGGCGAAGAACGCGATGTTCCGTCGGGCCGCCTCCCGAACGGTCGGCTCGCTCGCTCGAAGGTACTGCTGCTCGGACAGCCTGACGAGGGCGCGGCTGAGATCGACGAGCCTGGCGTAGAGCACCCTGTCCTCGACGCGAAGGAGGACCTCCTCGAGCAGCGACCTCGAAAGCGCGAGCGCGCAGTCGGTCGTGATGAACGCGGGCAGGCCGGAGGAGTGCGCCTCGGCATAGGCCGCGGCGAAGTCGGGCGCGGAACCCGGCGTCACGGTGAACCCGGGATCGCCCGCCTGCGCGGAGGCGCGGGCGGCGGGCGTTGCCGCGACTGCGAGCGCGACGAGGAGCGCCGCGACGCGGGCGACGCCGAGCGGCCCTGTGGATCGTGCCATGAGTCCTCCCCCGCAGGGTCGGCTCGTGCCGACCTCTCGATGCGTCCGTCCGCGCCGCCGTCCGCAGCACGGGTGACCGGCGTTCCCGGCGCCCTTCGCGCCTCCGTTCAGGGCGCGAGGAGTCCCTCGGAAGCCGTCACCCAGAGGACCTGCGTCCGCCCTTCACCCCGCCTCTCGACGGAGTGTCGGAGCGTCCCCTTGAACTGGATGCAGTCGCCCTCGGACAGATCGTAGGTCTCCTCGCCGACCGTGACGCGCGCGGCGCCCACCGTGACGATCAGGATCTCCTCACCCTGATGGACCGGCCCGTCCACACGGCCGGGGCCCAGGTCCGTGAGCTCCATGACCCTCAGCCGTCCCGCCGGGATCCCCGCCGTGAGGAAGCTCGCGCTCGCGACGCTCCGCCCGGCGTCGGTGACGGCGCGCGTGGCCCGGTCGGACCGGCGCACGACCGACACGGTCGGGAGCTCCTCTTCCTCCACGAAGTACGTGGCCGGCTTCCCGAGAGCGCGGGCGATCCTGAGCAGGGCCCCCACCGTGGGCGACGTCCGACCGCGCTCGATCTCCGAGATGTGCGTGGGCGACATGTCGGCCGCGTCGGCGACCTGCTTCAGGGTCATGTCCCTGGCAAGCCGCTCCGCCTTCACCCGCCGGCCGAGCTCGCTCTTGTCGAGCATGATGCACCCCCTCCCACCTGCCGCGCCCGATCTCCGTCCGTCGTCGCGCGTGGGGCGGCCGGGCGGCCATCGGTCGGGGGCGTCAGGCGTACCGCGCCGACTTGATCTTCCGGGCGAACTTCGGGACGTACTCCTTCTCCCAGACGTCGTCCGCGATCGCCCGGTAGTCCCGCGCGTACTCGTCGATCTCGCCCTTGAGCTCGGTGACGAGCGTCTCCGCGCCCGGGTGCGTGGGGTGCGCGCCGCACTTCACGACGGCGTCGCGCAGCACCGTGGGTTCATCGATCAGCATGCACGGGGTGAGCATGTTCTCCCGATACGGCTGCCTGGAACGGATCGCCTTCATGAAGTCGGAGTTCAGGGCGTCCTTGAGCGACGTCTCTTTGATGTTGTCCACCGCGAAGTGGCAGAAGACACACGGCTCGACGTCGCCGTTGGCGTTGATGTGGATGTACTCGCGGCCTGCGGCGATGCAGCCCTCGACGTAGTAGCCGTCGTTCCAGAAGTCGCCGATGAAGATGGGCTTCCGCTCGCGCACCTCAAGAAGCCGCCGCCTGAGCCAGTCTCGCTGCTCCGGGGTCGGCATCAGGTCCGTCCGCGGCTCTCTCCCGATCGGGATGTACTGGAAGTACCACGCGACGAGCGCGCCCTTCGCGATCATCATGTCGAGGAGCTCGTCGCTCGCGATCTGCTCGAGATTGAGGCGCGTCTCCGTGAACGACGCGCCGAACAGGACGCCCGTCTCGCGCAGGGCGTCCATAGCCGACATCACGGTGTCGAAGGCCCCGGGCCCGCGACGCTCGTCCGTGAGCTCGCGGAAGCCCTCGAGGCTGATCATCGGCGCGACGTTCCCGCACTCCTCGAGGCGCTTCGCCACGCGGTCGTCGATGAGCGAGCCGTTCGTATAGAGCTGGAAGTAGACGTCGTCGTGCTCCCTCCAGATGTCGAACATGTCGGGCCGCGTGAAGACCTCGCCGCCGCTCATGACGATGAAGTGCGTGCCCATCGCCTTGGCCTCGGTGATGACCCGGTCGACGAGCTCCGTGGGCAGGCCCTGGTGCTGCTCGTACTCGCCGGCGTAGCATCCGGGGCAGCGGAGATTGCAGCGCATCGTCGGACTGATCACGAGGAGCATCGGTGGCCGGAACCCCTCGGCGGCCGGCACGTCGAACTCGCGCATGTCGGTTCCGATCAGGAAGGCGTTGACGAAGAGGTTCGAGATGAGCTTCTTCCGGCAGTTCGGCGAGAGCCGGTCGTACACCTCCCTGGCCATCATGAGCGCCGGGTGGCGGCGCTCGAAGTACTCTCTGATGGCGCGGATCGTCGCGCGGTCGCGCTCGACGCGAGTCAGCCGTTCGGCGAAGGCCGTGGCCCGGACGAGGTTGTCCACCGACAGGTGCGGCACGAGCCCCATGAGCGTCTTCGCCGCCTGGGCCTTCGTGAACCTCCTGAGACTCGTCGTCATACGGCAGTTCCTCCTCGCGCCGCCCCACGGGGCTCCTCGAGCGCGGGCTTCGCCGGGCGATCCCCGGCGAGAACCTCCTCGTACACGTCCGCGATCTCCCTGGCGACCCTGTCCCACGAGTACCGGTCCACGGCGCGCCGCGCCCGCTCGGCCATCCGCCGCCTCAGCCTCTGGTCTCGCGCGAGCGCGACGACCGCGGCCGCGATCTCGTCCGCCGCGCCGCGGCGCACGAGGAGCCCGGTCTCGCGGTCGCGGATCACCGCCCGGTAGCCCGCGATGTCGGACGCGACGATCGGGGCGCCGGCGGCCATCGCCTCGAGGAGCACGATCCCGAAGCTCTCGCCCCCGACGGCCGGGGAGCAGAAGACGTCGGCGCTCGCGAAGTGCCGCGCGAGGGAGTCGCGCGACACGAACCCGGCGAAGTGCACGGCGTGGCGGCAGGACGGCGGCACGAAGCCCTTGTAGTAGGCGGCCAGCGGGCCGCCGCCGACCACGACGACGCGAACGTCCGGGACGGCCGCCGCGATGTCGGGGAGCGCCCGGAAGAGGAACTTGAGTCCCTTCCTCGGCTCGAAGCGGCCCACGAACAGCACGTTGAAGCGGCCGTCGCGCAGCTCGGGAAGCGGCGTCGCCGACGCGAACCGCTCGACGTCCACGCCGTTGGGGATCACGCGGTAGCGCCCCGGAAAGTGGGGCTCGACGGTGCGCCTCGCGGCGTCCGACACGGCGATCCTCGCGGCGAGCTTGTCGGCGGACGGCGCGAGCAGCGACCGAAACACCCGATACGCGACGGGCGACTCGTTGCTCGCGTGGAACGTGCCGACGACCGGCGCCTCCGCCTCCCTGAGCACCGACAGACACAGCGCCGGCATGAACGGCTCGTGGAGGTGGAGGATGTCGAACCGCTCACGGGCGAGGACCTCCCGCACGCGGGCGGACATCCTGAGGTCCATCGCCACGGGGCAGAGGGAACCGTTGGCCGGGACCGCGACGGAGCGCCCGATGCGGAGCACGGCGCCGTCGCGGTGCCCGTCGCCCTTCCCGAAGCACGTGGTGACGACGCGCACGTCATGACCGAGCGCCTCGAGACCGAGCCGCAGATGGTACACGTGCTCGGTGACGCCCCCGGGATACGGGTAGTACGTCGGGGTCACGATACCGACCTTCACCGCCCTGTCCCTCCCTGCCACACGGGCTGGAGCATGCACCACTGATCGGGGTACCTCGCGATGTACCTCTCCATGATGCCCGCGATGCGCTGCGTGTGCCTGCGCACGGCCGCGTCGTCGCCGTCGCCGCCGTCGGGCAGGATCGGAGGCTCGATGAACCCGATGAACGTGCCGTCCGGCTGCCGGATGCAGAAGCCCGGCACGATGGGCGCGCCGCTTCGCACCGACCAGTACGCGGCCCCGCGCGGCAGCTGCGTGCGCTCTCCGAAGAAGTCCACCTCCACGCCGTCGGCGCCGACGAGCCGCTCCCCGACGACGAACACGATCTCGTTCCTTCTGAGCGCGCGGCCGACCTTGAGCGGGCTGCCCAGCGGTATCACGCGGATCCCGAGGCGCTCGCGCATCGCCGTGACGACGGTGTTCGACGTCTCCCGGGTCACGGGCTCGACGATCGCCGAGAGCGCGGGGAGCCCCTCGGACCCCGCGAGCGCCGCGCCTCCGACGTCCCAGCTGCCGAGGTGCGCCGTCACGAAGATCGCCCCTCTGCCGAGCTTGAGCGCGTCCCTCAGATGCTCGATCCCCTCGATCCGGACGAGCCTCTCGACCTCGGGCGCGCGCTTCGAGGCCAGCCCGAAGAAGTCGGCCCAGTAGAGAGCGTAGCTCCGGAAGACCCTGCGCGCGAGCGCCTTCACCTCGTCGCTGCCGGCCGGCCTTCCGACCACGCGGGCGATGTTCGCGGCCGCGGTGCGCTTCTTGTCCGGCATCAGGAAGTACGCCGCATCGGCCAGGACCGTCGCCACGGCGTAGCTCGCGCGCCGCGGCAGCCGCGACGCGAGCAGCGTGCTCGCCCTCATGAGCGGATACGCGTTCAGCAGGTTGAGCGTGGACGTGTCGGCGAGCAGGAAGACCGACACGGCCGCGTACCCGAGGCACGCGGCCGCCAGCACGGCGAGCAGGAGCCTGGGACCGACGGCGTCGACGATGATGCCCGAGAGAATGCCCGCGACCCCGAACGCGGTGCGCGCGATCATGTCGCGGAACCCGAACGCCTTCCCGACCACCCCGCCCGGCATGCTCTCCTGGAGCACGGTGTCCGACATCACCGTCGGGATGGCCACGCACACTCCGAGCACGGCGACCCCCGCGGTGAGGGCCTGGACGGAGTGCGCGCCCGACAGCGCGGCGATGGAGAGCCCGGCCACGGCGAACGACAGCACGATGAGAAGGCGACGCGGGACGCCCTGGAGGAGGCGGCCCATGGCGAGGGAGCCGGCGAGCATGCCGACGCCCCCGACCGACAGGAGCACTCCCACGCCCGCGGCCCCGACGCCGAACTCGTTGCGGAGATAGACGGGGCAGACCACGAGCACGAAGCCCGTGACGAACATGATGGCCGACAGCGACACGGTGGAGAAGACGACCGGCCGCGAGCCACGCATCGTCCGGAGCCCCTGCCTGAGGTCCGCGGCGAGCCCCTGGTAGGCCGTGCCGATGACGCCCACCTCCTCGCCGATCGGAGCGGCCAGATCGCGGCTCAGCCTGGCCGCCTCCTCGGCGATGCGCGGCGCGTGGCCGAGTCTCGCGGCCCTCCCGGGGCGGATCCTCGCCGGCGCGGCGCGTCGCCGCTCCCTCGCCGTCCGCACCTCGTCCACGCTCCGCATCGCGATGAGGGAGACGCACACGGCGGAGATCACGTACGTCGCCGAGTCCGCGAAGAAGCCGGTCGTGTAGCCGAGACGCTCCACGAGCACGCCGCCTCCGGCCGGGCCGAGCACGAGCGCCGCGGTCATCGCCGCGTTCACGAGCGAGTTCGCGCCCATGAGGTGCTCGTCCGGGACGACCTGCGGCATCGCGGCGAACCTGGCGGAGAGATACAGGCGGTTGAGCGAGAAGACGAGGAAGATGAGCACGTAGACCGGGACCATCGACCTGCCGGCCACGAGGGGGATGAGCGCGACGAGGAGCGCGCGGGCGATGTCGCACACGACCATGAGCCGCTTGCGGTCGAGGCGGTCGGCGTACACGCCGGAGATCGGCGCGAAGACGAGCACTGGCGCGCTGGCGAGAAGGAGGATCTTCGAGAACTCGAGGCCCTTCGTCTCTCCCGCGCTCAGGGAGAACACGACGGCCGTGAGCGCCATCAGGTTGAGGTAGTCGCCGAGCTGCGAGGCGAGCGTGCCGGCCCACAGGAGCGTGAACCCCCGGTTCCGGAAGAGCCCCATGAACCCCGTGCTCCGCTGTGTCAGCCCGTCCCTCGGCAAGGGATGTGCTCCTTCGCTCTCCGGACCGCTCACTCCGCCGGCCTCGGCTCCGGGCCGAGGTCGCCGACGGAGCCGCGGAGCGTCTCGGCTCCGTGCGCCGCGCCGGCGATGGCCGACCTCGCCGCGGCGAGCAGCCGGTCCACGGCGGCCGCCCCGGCCGGGTCTCCCGGCTTCCGCCTGAGCCGCTCGAGGACCGACTGGAGGAGCGTCACGCCCGT
This genomic window contains:
- a CDS encoding FAD-dependent oxidoreductase, whose protein sequence is RCSSCLMTVDGIPNVMTCVTPLREGMRIVTQEGKGKLPSADARARPSDSGLSEDMGKVPVAIVGAGPAGLSAALSAGRLGVRCLVFDENEIPGGQLIKQTHMFFGSREHYARVRGVDIGRKLLDEIAGLPVTIQTGATVLGLYEGNVLSVLKDDRHSRLAAGAVVLATGASENALAFENCDLPGVYGAGAVQTLMNVHGIAPGRRVLMVGAGNIGLIVSYQLLQAGVEVACVIDAAPEIGGYHVHAAKIRRAGVPVLTSTTVLRALGTDRVEAAEICPVDRDWQPVPGAERTVEVDTICLAVGLTPNCEIAFQAGCAEAGVPELGGWVATHDEDLMTALPGVFIAGDASGIEEASTAMIEGRLAGIAAAEFLRPDLDREEVRRLKDEARRGLTELRAGPFGERPRAGKRRMLESWKREAVGSR
- a CDS encoding 4Fe-4S binding protein, producing MSHRADGVLKAAELAGVLPSPERLARGPVVVVECVERIPCNPCVAACAKGAITMEGDINEPPRVDAERCDGCGVCISACPGLAIFIVDGSRGDGRASVMMPHEFRPLPKVGETVTALDREGREVCDAVVTRVLSAKALDRTPIVTLDVPAEHAMTARHFRRKAQA
- a CDS encoding (2Fe-2S)-binding protein, producing the protein MKDDVIICRCEDVTYGEIVRAIDAGLRTTEEIKRILRCGMGPCQGRTCSRLIARIIAERTGAPPSAVRFPAVRPPSRPVEIGVLAGKRHEENS
- a CDS encoding FAD-binding oxidoreductase, yielding MKRTADCVIVGGGVIGCALAYYLAREGMTDCLVLEASHLAAGGTGRCGGGIRQQWSTEENARFAIASVRAFEALSEELGTDIEFLQGGYLVLAYTDEDVDQFRRNVELQRSLGLDVEVLTPADVRRTIAPMLNTDGLRLATHCATDGSANPFLTTAAYANAARRLGAEIELYTPVRKLLVDGGRVRGVETDRGAVSAPIVVNAAGSHSVLLARTVGVELPITPYRREILVTEPLERFFDPMIISFSFGIYFRQTRHGSVIGGFADPEQPGGFDETSSLDFLVTMSKKLAHLMPALESVKVVRQWAGLYDATPDARPLLGRTDGVEGLHQANGFSGHGFMIAPAVTRSLAQSIAGKRPDIDIEPLNLRRFAEGRVKTERSVV
- a CDS encoding DUF3160 domain-containing protein, which produces MARSTGPLGVARVAALLVALAVAATPAARASAQAGDPGFTVTPGSAPDFAAAYAEAHSSGLPAFITTDCALALSRSLLEEVLLRVEDRVLYARLVDLSRALVRLSEQQYLRASEPTVREAARRNIAFFAVPLSLLDRDYFPPESARALVERELALIERGEGITFSPIMGSTPLDGVAGPGEDYSAYVPRGRAAEDERLGRFHRAVTWYSRMAFALPEGRVLDYGLTMQALLVAEAIQSEAGDWLELWRRVYDPLAFYLGGSGDPTVSDYAQIANGVFGEGYDTNAVADQGKLAAFAELVGKVAPSHFETHELRGLRFLARPTLPDTRYFARLAGPADSPLPTGLDLAGLLGSAWARGALERREAFASDLYRRGFEEIRRELAVRTYGEWTGDLPTSWLYALAAVAASPPPGSPAFMTTPQWGAKEASTIAAGWALARRDPVGFGGPRGGSVAGGGDEAQDAGAAAAPGGVAPLVEPYPLLYGRLREIIDHVRDRLWANDLLDGGIEALLAGHRDFLASLEVRSQGALSGAAGGRGGRGLDDPVGYVASFGRPVGAAGSAHGGPGADEAFLARSFTDLVSGRVLWAGGGRPDGVRVVARDADGASVAYHGAVLSYREMEVAPDGGAASPGAEGRSEFPPRPSWLAGLVEGH
- a CDS encoding helix-turn-helix transcriptional regulator → MLDKSELGRRVKAERLARDMTLKQVADAADMSPTHISEIERGRTSPTVGALLRIARALGKPATYFVEEEELPTVSVVRRSDRATRAVTDAGRSVASASFLTAGIPAGRLRVMELTDLGPGRVDGPVHQGEEILIVTVGAARVTVGEETYDLSEGDCIQFKGTLRHSVERRGEGRTQVLWVTASEGLLAP
- a CDS encoding radical SAM protein, whose product is MTTSLRRFTKAQAAKTLMGLVPHLSVDNLVRATAFAERLTRVERDRATIRAIREYFERRHPALMMAREVYDRLSPNCRKKLISNLFVNAFLIGTDMREFDVPAAEGFRPPMLLVISPTMRCNLRCPGCYAGEYEQHQGLPTELVDRVITEAKAMGTHFIVMSGGEVFTRPDMFDIWREHDDVYFQLYTNGSLIDDRVAKRLEECGNVAPMISLEGFRELTDERRGPGAFDTVMSAMDALRETGVLFGASFTETRLNLEQIASDELLDMMIAKGALVAWYFQYIPIGREPRTDLMPTPEQRDWLRRRLLEVRERKPIFIGDFWNDGYYVEGCIAAGREYIHINANGDVEPCVFCHFAVDNIKETSLKDALNSDFMKAIRSRQPYRENMLTPCMLIDEPTVLRDAVVKCGAHPTHPGAETLVTELKGEIDEYARDYRAIADDVWEKEYVPKFARKIKSARYA
- a CDS encoding glycosyltransferase family 4 protein, with translation MKVGIVTPTYYPYPGGVTEHVYHLRLGLEALGHDVRVVTTCFGKGDGHRDGAVLRIGRSVAVPANGSLCPVAMDLRMSARVREVLARERFDILHLHEPFMPALCLSVLREAEAPVVGTFHASNESPVAYRVFRSLLAPSADKLAARIAVSDAARRTVEPHFPGRYRVIPNGVDVERFASATPLPELRDGRFNVLFVGRFEPRKGLKFLFRALPDIAAAVPDVRVVVVGGGPLAAYYKGFVPPSCRHAVHFAGFVSRDSLARHFASADVFCSPAVGGESFGIVLLEAMAAGAPIVASDIAGYRAVIRDRETGLLVRRGAADEIAAAVVALARDQRLRRRMAERARRAVDRYSWDRVAREIADVYEEVLAGDRPAKPALEEPRGAARGGTAV
- a CDS encoding MFS transporter; translation: MPRDGLTQRSTGFMGLFRNRGFTLLWAGTLASQLGDYLNLMALTAVVFSLSAGETKGLEFSKILLLASAPVLVFAPISGVYADRLDRKRLMVVCDIARALLVALIPLVAGRSMVPVYVLIFLVFSLNRLYLSARFAAMPQVVPDEHLMGANSLVNAAMTAALVLGPAGGGVLVERLGYTTGFFADSATYVISAVCVSLIAMRSVDEVRTARERRRAAPARIRPGRAARLGHAPRIAEEAARLSRDLAAPIGEEVGVIGTAYQGLAADLRQGLRTMRGSRPVVFSTVSLSAIMFVTGFVLVVCPVYLRNEFGVGAAGVGVLLSVGGVGMLAGSLAMGRLLQGVPRRLLIVLSFAVAGLSIAALSGAHSVQALTAGVAVLGVCVAIPTVMSDTVLQESMPGGVVGKAFGFRDMIARTAFGVAGILSGIIVDAVGPRLLLAVLAAACLGYAAVSVFLLADTSTLNLLNAYPLMRASTLLASRLPRRASYAVATVLADAAYFLMPDKKRTAAANIARVVGRPAGSDEVKALARRVFRSYALYWADFFGLASKRAPEVERLVRIEGIEHLRDALKLGRGAIFVTAHLGSWDVGGAALAGSEGLPALSAIVEPVTRETSNTVVTAMRERLGIRVIPLGSPLKVGRALRRNEIVFVVGERLVGADGVEVDFFGERTQLPRGAAYWSVRSGAPIVPGFCIRQPDGTFIGFIEPPILPDGGDGDDAAVRRHTQRIAGIMERYIARYPDQWCMLQPVWQGGTGR